The nucleotide sequence GGTAAACAGACGGCCAATCTTATCGAAGGGCGATTCAGCGGTTGGCCCTGATGTGGTGACGGTTGTTTGTCGTCCGGTGAATGGGTCGGTGACGACCTGGGTGGTACCGAGTCTGGCACTTGGCCCAGCATCAAAGCTGAGATAACTCTGAAGTGCAGGGGTAAAGACCTCTAAGTTAACGAGCTTCTGGTTATTGCTCTGTGCTTCTTGGATGCGAGTATTGGCTTCTTCAATCCGGGCATCTACTTCCTTCAGGATTGGAGAGCGAGCAATCGCTAACTCTTGCAGCCGCTTTACACATTCCTGGGTACTGTCCAGGCAAGGAAGGCCGCCGAGTATGCCCTGCCATAGGTCGTTATTGAACTGAAACCGAAGCACTTCCTCCATGCTGGCAGCGGTTTGTCCGCCCTGAAATGGATTTTCAGGCAGTCGTGGCGCAGCGACTGGCGTTCTGGCTGGTATGGTTCCGCCACTTGGCATGGTTGTTGTACTTGGCCTCACACCACTTGGGACGGGAATGTTAACCGGCCGTGTGCTTGGTTGGGCTGGTCTGGTTGTTGACCCTGGACTGGTTGGGGTGGGGGGTGGGGATTCTGGCTCATCAAGGGTGGGTGGTGCGACTTCGCCACCACCGCCATCATCATCGGTTGTGATGACTGCTGGTTCTTCAGCTTCAGCGGGTTGGCTATTGGGCTGTGCCTTGGATGTCAAGGGTAAGCTCAACACGAATGTTAGTATCAGACTGCTCAAGCCAACGGATACGAGTGACTTTACCTGCATAGGGACTCCTGACAGTGGATAGGGATTGTAATTGACTTTCGATCTGGTCTTTCTGGGTTTGCAGTTGGGCAAGTTGGAACGTCTGTTCCTGAACCGCACGGTCTGCATCTATTTGGGATTGTTGGGATTGGGCTTGGAGCTTGGCCAGTTCTAACTGGTGCTGGTACTCGGTGTATTGGCGTTGCTGTTGCGCTCTGACTAACTTAGCGTTGGCCATACTGACCGCAGCGACTTTGTTGTTGACCATTTCCTTGGCAATTTCGACCTGTCGCTGCTCATGCTCTAAGACTGGTGGTGGAACTTCGCCTCCCATTGTTTGTAGAACGCCCATTTTCCGTTGTTGCTGGTTAAGAGCTTCCTGGGCTTGGTTTAGTTCGAGTTGCGCTCTTTGAACATCTGCTTGCTCTGATAGGTAGTCGGGGGATGGTAGTTGCCGGATTGTCATGGGTTGGGGTCGGTTTACCTGTCGGGCTTGCATCCGGTTAATTTGGACGGCCAGTTGCTGCTTCCGGTAGGTGAGTACCTCCTTGGCCTTGGCCCGATCAGCGAGGATTTGATTTCGTTGGATCGTGTCGCCCTGCCGCACCTTGAGGTCGCTTGGGTCAGTGATGGAGAGTTGGATTTTGAACCGCTTTGGGTTCTCGGTTCGTGTTCCCTGTGGTTCCGTTCCTGGGTCTATTGGTTCCGTTGTGTCTGTCGGGGGTTCGTCCATATCTTCATCTGCTGATTGAGCGATGGAGATATTAGGGATGATGATCGTATGGCTCATCACGAATAGGGTGGCCGAGATTGCACCGATGGCAACTAAGCCATTCACAATTTGACCGAGGGTAATTTTGGCAATGAACTTTAGCATGGTTTACTCTGCCAATGGTAAGAGAGTGGGTTCGATTGGGATAACGTCATGGGAATGTTGCTCTGCCCGTTGGTAGTAAGGAATAATGTCGGTCTGTTTCGCATCATTCCCAAAGCGGACAAGGGCTTGCAGGGGCTTGAGGGCTGAGACTCTCGTAGCGGCAAAGCGAAACTTTTTGGCTACCTTCTCAACCTCGACCTGATCCACAGGCAAGACAATCTTGGTGGCTGTATTACTGAGAACGTCTGGGCTAAGGTGACGCTCCGACTGACTAGCTACGACAAGATTCAGGCCGTACTTACGCCCGTCACAGACAATCCGATCCAGGGCAGGAGACTTACTGAGTTCCTTGGCTTCATCAATGAAGATGAATGTTCTAGGGGTAGCAGCTTCACCATAGAGGCGATGGTTATCCATCAGTTGCTTGGCCAGACTTTCGGCGGCAATCGCCCCGATTTCTGGGGGTAGTTTCTGCATATCTACCCGAATGAGTGGATGGTTAAATGGCATATTAGTCCGATTGAAAATGCCATAAGTGAAGGTAGCCGCTAACTTTAGCTTCAGCTTCTGCGACTCTTTGCAACCATCCCTGCAGCGTTGCTCCAGTTCGTTTTGGACATGGCTGAAGTTGGGTGGTTCATTCCGCCAGGTTTCGACACTTTTGATTCCGAATCGGGCATAGAGTTCCCCTAGAACATCAAGGATTAGACCTTCCTGGTTTGGGCCAATCTGTAGGTTACGTTTCAGGATTTGACCGACCGTAATAGCTTGGATTTTAGGGCCGCCGCCTTCCGGGTCAAGGTTGAGCATCAGTGGGTTAATGCCGTACTCACTGTTGGCATGGAGCGGGATATGTTTCTCATGGGGTAGGTACTGGTCGCCATGAAAATCAACAATGATGATTTGGCATTCTTGCTTTTTGAAAAGCTCCCAAGCGATTGCTTTGAGCGTCTGCGTTTTGCCACTGCCACTGGCTCCAATAATTGCAACATGGCCATTGGGTAAGTCGTTGTAGTTCCAGTGGGTGTTTGTACCCAAATGGATGCCATTGCTATTGAGGGTTGTCACTGATGATGTTGACGTTTTTTGAAAGGGGACTAAGCGTGGGCTTGGCAAAGTACGGGGGGGCATGGTTACTCCTTGGGAACAACAGTACGGATGAGAATATTGCCAGTTACATCTGCACTGATGTTGGCCACATCTTGCGGTCTAGCAGATTTCAATCTGAGGATGCCTGTGTTATCCCTGGTGGGTTGAAACGTGACCGGATTATATCGGTCGATCAACGGGATTAAGTTTAGGCTCTCGCTATCGGCGACTGCAACCGTCCCGGTCAGGTAAGTCCGTTTTGGATACTGGTCTAAGTTGAGGTCTGAGATAGGTTGTTCTTCCAGTTGAACTTGTTTGCTTTCACTGGTCACGGCTGGGCCACGTTGGAGCCGGATACTGCCGATTTTGATTTGGGCGTTTTGAGACCGTCCGGCTCGGTAAAGGATACCGCCCTCACTTTGTACCAGTAGGTCGCTACCCGTTAGAGCTTGGACAACTTCAAACTTGTCTCTGATATTTTGCTGAGTAGCTTCATCCTTCCCAGAAATTTCGACATAGAGGATATTGTTCTGTCCTTTGGAGTTGACTTCTTCGATCACGCCTTCCGGTAGTCCGAGGAACTGGTTAAAGGCCATGACGATACCGCCTTGGGAGTTGATGTTGAGGATCAGTATCCCGATGGACAAGATAAAGGCAAAGACAAATGCTTCGGCAACTGAGTTTGTTCCCAGGCGTAAGTGCGGGTTGCCTGGGATCACCAGTCTGGCTTGACTGGGATAGAAGGCGGCCACTCCAGTCTTAGTGAAGACATCACCAAACCAGCCCATGAAGTATCCAATCATTAAGGCTGCATAGACTGTGCCGTTGATCAGAAGGACGGGGCTAAGGATGACGGCCACGATTGCGGTTGCGATAAAGCTATGAGTGACAGAGCGATGCGGGAACTGACGTTCTAAGGTCATGCTGATTGGGAACAAGATGCGACCTGTCAATGATTTACTGGTATCCACATCAGGGAGTTGTGAAGCGACTGCTGCCGTTAACAGGATGATTGGGTTACTACTTCCCAATATCCCTGCGACTGATGTGGCAGCGAGTACGGCGTGAGTGATGGACTTCATGACTCTGGTTCCATCTCCACGCAGATTAAGGTGGTGTAGCCTTCGTTTTTTCCATCAAACGACACAATGCCTTGGCCAGACATTTGCTCTATGAGGGCATTCATCACGCCTTCGGCCACTGCCATTCGGTTTTTGAGGGGATCAGACGAGCCAACGGTGACAGTGAGTTTGACCGTTTCTACCGTTTCGATGGTCGTTCCGGGTTTGTATTTGAGCATGAGGGTCATAGCACTTCTCCTAGATTCATGTCCCGGTAGGACTTATCGACAATCTTGGCGTTCCAGTTTTTGGTCTTGGCTTCTAGTTCTATCTCCCAAACTTTGAGGTAGGGGCGCGACAGCAGGGGCGCATTACCGCGTATTCGATAATATTTTTCAAGCAGTGTTTTGGTCAGTAGTTGTTTGTAAGACTCTGGTAGGTTGCTTCCTTGGCAGAACAGCACTGTTTCCATGATTCATCGCCCCAAGTGTCTTGATTTTCTTGGCATAGCGGTCACAAGCAGTCTCACGACACCGACTGTAACGGTGAGGATGCCGCCCATGAGGTAAAGGCTGGTGCTATTAAAGCCAAGGCCGATGAAGCGGACAATGACAAAGCACAGCATGACAGCTATCAGGAATGGAGTCCCGTCTATCCATTGCGTATGGTCGGGCGATAGGTCATCCAGACCGAGATATTCTTCCTTGACGACTCGCTTGGCCAACATCGGATTACCGCCACATCGTTCTTGAAGTTCAGCGACCTTGGCAGGGTCTAAGTCAATGCCAAGGTCTTGGGCGGTTTCATACATGATTTGCCGAATCCACTTATTTTCGAGCGGTGGCAGTTCGATTCGGGGTAGCCGAATGAAAATGTCTTTGGGCGGCGGGTGGGTGGCGAACAGGAGGATATGCTGATTCTTCTTGTGTAACCGTTCAAGCCAGTACCGGAATGTGGCGGCTATTTTATGAGCGTCATCAAAGATGAGGAAGGCCAGGTTATCTTGCAACCACTGAAGAACGGCATCCTGTAGTTCTTGGATGTTCATCCGTTTCCCTTCCAAGTTGTAGGTATCTATCCCGAGCGTTTCAGCGATTTCCATCATGTTGACCCTGACGGTATTGGGGGTAATGAGGCAACAACGGAAGCCTTCATCGGTTAATTGCTTGTGGACACTTTCGGCTAGGTAGCTCTTTCCGACTCCAACTTCGCTGACGACCAGGAGGCTGCTGTCTGCTTTTAGTGACGCAACGATGTGATCGAAAATTGATCGTCTATACAGACGGCTAGGAAGGGATTCTTCTGATGTGATATTTACGGCTCCAAGTGACTCGGACTCGCCCGTTACTTGGTCAACGGCGTAGGTATAGAGTCGCCTGGTACCGTCTTTGAGGTTTTTAATGTGTCGTCTGATAGATTTTGCCACTGCTAACAAACCTCTTAAATTCAGCGACCATAGAACTGGAGCAACTTTTCCCGGTTTGATTTTTAACGAAGGTTATGAGTTCGTCATACTTGCGAAGCTTGTTGTGCTGCCAAGCGATGTAGAGGAGGCCAAAGACGGTGCGCCTACGGCGGAGGTCGCAGAGCTTTCTGTGGTTACAGTGGAACTCAAAGGGTATGGGAGTCTCCTCGATGATGCGTTGCCGTTCTTGATAGGCCTCGTGTTTAGACTTGGGCTTGGGTCTGGGTTTAGGTTTAGATTTTTTGTCAGGCTTTTCGAGTTCGGTTGGGATAAAAGAGTGTTGGAGGAAGGGAAGCCACCAATGGGGGTTATGGGGCCGGTGTTGTTCTAATGTGGCTTGTGGTAGGAATCGAGCTTGAGGTTGTGGTTCTTTATCATCCCTTGCAGGCATGAGTTGGAGTTTAGCGGGTGGGAGAAGGGGGATGGGGTCATCACCAAAGGCCTTAACGGCTTCCCAAGCGGGTTCGATAGTGGTTTGGATGAGGGTTTCTGCCTTATGTCGGATTGCAGTTCCCCACCGTTCGAGAGTATTAAGGGTAGATCGGTAAATCTGACCCAATGTAATCTGCTGCCAGGGCGTGTTGTTCATGCTTGTTCGCCTCAAAGATATGGATACCGATTTCGATAGTGCTTGCGAGTAGGAGGATGATCCCGACGAGTTTGTAAAAGCGGGATTTGTTGATGATGAAAGATTTAATAATTCCAGACTGGACGAGGTTAGCGGTTTGGACTCTCACCTGGCTATAAGAAAGGTCTGTCATTTTGCAAAGGGTATTGCGATCACAGACCTCCTGATTTTCAAGAACGCTCAGGATTCGCTCTCGCGTCTGCCGCCCTTGACTGAGTTTCTTTTGATTGAGTTTTGTGAACATAAATAGCGCTTCAAAACTGGCTATATTTTAAGCCAGAAATTATAATCGGGCCAAAAAACGGGCCATAATTTATCTGGTGATTCTAAAGCCTTATTATTAAAGGA is from Synechococcus sp. PCC 6312 and encodes:
- a CDS encoding ATP-binding protein gives rise to the protein MPPRTLPSPRLVPFQKTSTSSVTTLNSNGIHLGTNTHWNYNDLPNGHVAIIGASGSGKTQTLKAIAWELFKKQECQIIIVDFHGDQYLPHEKHIPLHANSEYGINPLMLNLDPEGGGPKIQAITVGQILKRNLQIGPNQEGLILDVLGELYARFGIKSVETWRNEPPNFSHVQNELEQRCRDGCKESQKLKLKLAATFTYGIFNRTNMPFNHPLIRVDMQKLPPEIGAIAAESLAKQLMDNHRLYGEAATPRTFIFIDEAKELSKSPALDRIVCDGRKYGLNLVVASQSERHLSPDVLSNTATKIVLPVDQVEVEKVAKKFRFAATRVSALKPLQALVRFGNDAKQTDIIPYYQRAEQHSHDVIPIEPTLLPLAE
- a CDS encoding metal-dependent hydrolase, producing MKSITHAVLAATSVAGILGSSNPIILLTAAVASQLPDVDTSKSLTGRILFPISMTLERQFPHRSVTHSFIATAIVAVILSPVLLINGTVYAALMIGYFMGWFGDVFTKTGVAAFYPSQARLVIPGNPHLRLGTNSVAEAFVFAFILSIGILILNINSQGGIVMAFNQFLGLPEGVIEEVNSKGQNNILYVEISGKDEATQQNIRDKFEVVQALTGSDLLVQSEGGILYRAGRSQNAQIKIGSIRLQRGPAVTSESKQVQLEEQPISDLNLDQYPKRTYLTGTVAVADSESLNLIPLIDRYNPVTFQPTRDNTGILRLKSARPQDVANISADVTGNILIRTVVPKE
- a CDS encoding ATP-binding protein; protein product: MAKSIRRHIKNLKDGTRRLYTYAVDQVTGESESLGAVNITSEESLPSRLYRRSIFDHIVASLKADSSLLVVSEVGVGKSYLAESVHKQLTDEGFRCCLITPNTVRVNMMEIAETLGIDTYNLEGKRMNIQELQDAVLQWLQDNLAFLIFDDAHKIAATFRYWLERLHKKNQHILLFATHPPPKDIFIRLPRIELPPLENKWIRQIMYETAQDLGIDLDPAKVAELQERCGGNPMLAKRVVKEEYLGLDDLSPDHTQWIDGTPFLIAVMLCFVIVRFIGLGFNSTSLYLMGGILTVTVGVVRLLVTAMPRKSRHLGR